A DNA window from Massilia putida contains the following coding sequences:
- the moeA gene encoding molybdopterin molybdotransferase MoeA, translating to MSKESISGLILAGGRGTRMGHVDKGLQPFGGTTMAAHVLARLEPQVATVAINANRNLDAYAAYGVPVWPDDTPDYAGPLAGLQAGLRRCATTYLLTAPCDSPFLPADLAERLEGGLRANDADLAVAVTEEDGRRQVHPVFCLLKASLEPVLSAYLDGGGRRMDGWYPQIKVAEVVFDDADAFRNINTLDELRQLDTKPSAPRLADVVSCLSAYDPDALPVRDAQRIIREFVTPVRATEMVALRAALGRVLAADITSPIDVPSHDNSAMDGYALRGADLPADAPARLRVIGTAYAGRPFGGAPQPGECVRIMTGAVMPAGCDSVVPQEFVSVEDDTMIIAPGTIRAGDNRRLAGEDLKAGSAALRAGKIVRPADLGLLASLGVAEVPVQRRLRVAFFSTGDELRSIGQPLDEGCVYDSNRYTIYGMLQRLGCDLIDMGVMRDDPRALEQALRDACENADAIITSGGVSVGAADYTKQIMARLGDVTFWKIGMRPGRPLAFGRIHSNGRSALLFGLPGNPVAVMVSFYFFARDALLRMMGADAPLALMRARSNATIRKKPGRTEYQRGLLERDADGQPTVTITGSQGSGILRSMSEANCMVVLHDEQGTVQAGDMVDVLLFEGLI from the coding sequence ATGAGCAAGGAATCCATCAGCGGCCTGATCCTCGCCGGCGGCCGCGGCACGCGCATGGGCCACGTCGACAAGGGCCTGCAGCCGTTCGGCGGCACCACGATGGCGGCGCATGTGCTGGCGCGCCTCGAACCGCAGGTCGCGACGGTCGCCATCAACGCCAATCGCAACCTGGACGCCTACGCGGCCTATGGCGTGCCCGTCTGGCCGGACGACACGCCGGACTACGCGGGCCCGCTTGCGGGCCTGCAGGCGGGGCTGCGCCGCTGCGCGACCACGTATCTGCTCACGGCGCCGTGCGATTCGCCGTTCCTGCCGGCCGACCTGGCCGAACGCCTGGAGGGCGGGCTGCGCGCGAACGACGCCGACCTCGCCGTCGCCGTCACCGAGGAAGACGGCCGGCGCCAGGTCCATCCCGTGTTCTGCCTGCTGAAAGCCAGCCTGGAACCGGTGCTGTCGGCCTACCTGGACGGCGGCGGGCGGCGCATGGATGGCTGGTACCCGCAGATCAAGGTGGCCGAGGTCGTGTTCGACGATGCCGACGCCTTCCGCAACATCAACACGCTGGACGAGCTGCGCCAGCTCGACACGAAGCCGTCCGCGCCGCGGCTGGCCGACGTCGTCAGCTGTTTGTCCGCGTACGATCCGGACGCCCTGCCCGTGCGCGACGCCCAACGCATCATCCGCGAATTCGTCACGCCCGTGCGCGCGACGGAGATGGTGGCGTTGCGCGCCGCGCTGGGCCGCGTGCTCGCGGCCGACATCACCTCGCCGATCGACGTGCCGTCCCACGACAACTCGGCGATGGACGGCTACGCGCTGCGCGGCGCCGACCTGCCGGCGGACGCGCCTGCGCGCCTGCGCGTGATCGGCACGGCGTACGCCGGCCGCCCCTTCGGCGGCGCGCCGCAACCGGGCGAATGCGTGCGCATCATGACGGGTGCCGTGATGCCCGCCGGCTGCGACAGCGTCGTGCCGCAGGAATTCGTCAGCGTCGAGGACGACACGATGATCATCGCGCCGGGCACCATCCGCGCGGGCGACAACCGCCGCCTGGCCGGCGAAGACCTCAAGGCCGGCAGCGCGGCCCTCCGCGCCGGGAAGATCGTGCGGCCGGCCGACCTCGGACTGCTCGCGTCGCTGGGCGTGGCGGAAGTGCCCGTGCAACGCCGCCTGCGCGTGGCGTTCTTCTCGACCGGCGACGAACTGCGCTCGATCGGCCAGCCGCTGGACGAGGGTTGCGTCTACGACAGCAACCGCTACACGATCTACGGCATGCTGCAGCGCCTGGGTTGCGACCTGATCGACATGGGCGTGATGCGCGACGATCCGCGGGCGCTGGAACAGGCCTTGCGCGACGCGTGCGAGAACGCCGACGCCATCATCACGTCGGGCGGCGTCTCGGTCGGCGCGGCCGATTACACGAAGCAGATCATGGCGCGGCTGGGCGACGTCACGTTCTGGAAGATCGGCATGCGCCCGGGCCGCCCGCTGGCCTTCGGCCGCATCCACTCGAACGGCCGCAGCGCCTTGTTGTTCGGGCTGCCGGGCAATCCGGTGGCGGTGATGGTGTCGTTCTACTTCTTCGCGCGCGACGCGCTGCTGCGCATGATGGGGGCCGATGCGCCCTTGGCCCTGATGCGCGCGCGATCGAACGCCACGATCCGCAAGAAGCCGGGCCGCACGGAATACCAGCGCGGCTTGCTCGAGCGCGACGCGGACGGCCAGCCGACCGTCACGATCACGGGATCGCAGGGGTCGGGCATTCTGCGCTCGATGTCGGAGGCGAATTGCATGGTGGTGCTGCATGATGAGCAGGGAACCGTGCAGGCCGGCGACATGGTCGACGTTTTATTATTCGAGGGTTTGATTTGA
- a CDS encoding DNA recombination protein RmuC: protein MSTLEFIVLAVALLAVLGLQVVLLTRARRGGDERHAFERLERELRQELQNSAQSTRQELAAHLAQNQAATVQQLDGMRHQIQLNSQGGREEQARALKRFSDTLNGALANLTESNAQRMLEIRATLETKIRDLQSDNAKRLEEMRQTVDEKLHATLETRLTESFRQVSDRLEKVHQGLGEMQQLAVGVGDLKRVLVNVKTRGTWGEVQLEMLLEQVLTVDQYAKNVETVRGSNARVEFAIKLPGVVDGGPPLWLPIDAKFPKEQYERLLEAADQGDADGVARAGAELERAVRGEAKTICDKYLAPPATTDFAILFLPTEGLYAEVMRRPGLADELQRTLRVTIAGPSTLAALLNSLQMGFRTLALEKRSSEVWQVLGAVKTEFGKFGDVLAQTKLTLERAAKNIESAEVRSRQMARKLKSVEALPSEAAQLMLGASNVDGDD from the coding sequence ATGTCGACCCTCGAATTCATCGTGCTTGCGGTGGCGCTGCTGGCCGTGCTCGGCCTGCAGGTCGTCCTGTTGACGCGTGCGCGGCGTGGCGGCGACGAGCGCCACGCCTTCGAACGCCTGGAGCGCGAGCTGCGCCAGGAATTGCAGAACAGCGCACAGTCCACGCGCCAGGAACTGGCCGCGCACCTCGCGCAAAACCAGGCCGCCACCGTGCAGCAGCTGGACGGCATGCGCCATCAGATCCAGTTGAATTCCCAGGGCGGCCGCGAGGAACAGGCGCGCGCGCTCAAGCGTTTTTCCGACACCTTGAACGGCGCGCTGGCGAACCTGACGGAATCGAACGCGCAGCGCATGCTGGAGATCCGCGCGACGCTCGAGACGAAGATCCGCGACCTGCAGAGCGATAACGCCAAGCGTCTCGAGGAGATGCGCCAGACCGTCGACGAAAAGCTGCACGCGACGCTGGAGACGCGGCTGACGGAATCGTTCCGCCAGGTGTCCGACCGCCTGGAAAAGGTGCACCAGGGCCTGGGCGAGATGCAGCAGCTGGCCGTGGGCGTGGGCGATTTGAAGCGCGTGCTCGTCAACGTGAAGACGCGCGGCACGTGGGGCGAAGTGCAGCTCGAGATGCTGCTCGAGCAGGTGCTCACCGTCGACCAGTATGCCAAGAACGTCGAGACGGTACGCGGCTCGAACGCGCGGGTGGAATTCGCGATCAAGCTGCCGGGCGTCGTCGACGGCGGTCCTCCGCTGTGGCTGCCCATCGACGCCAAGTTCCCGAAAGAGCAGTACGAACGCCTGTTGGAAGCGGCCGACCAGGGCGATGCCGACGGCGTCGCGCGCGCGGGCGCGGAGCTGGAACGCGCCGTGCGCGGCGAGGCGAAAACCATCTGCGACAAATACCTCGCGCCGCCGGCGACGACGGATTTCGCCATCCTGTTCCTGCCCACCGAGGGCCTGTACGCCGAAGTGATGCGCCGCCCCGGTCTGGCCGACGAGCTGCAGCGCACGTTGCGCGTGACGATCGCGGGGCCGTCGACATTGGCGGCGCTGCTCAACAGCCTGCAGATGGGCTTCCGCACGCTGGCGCTGGAAAAGCGCTCGTCCGAAGTGTGGCAGGTGCTGGGCGCCGTGAAGACCGAGTTCGGCAAGTTCGGCGACGTGCTGGCGCAGACCAAGCTGACCTTGGAACGCGCCGCGAAGAACATCGAAAGCGCCGAGGTGCGCAGCCGCCAGATGGCGCGCAAGCTCAAGTCGGTGGAGGCGTTGCCGAGCGAGGCGGCGCAGTTGATGTTGGGTGCGTCGAACGTCGATGGCGACGATTGA
- a CDS encoding group II truncated hemoglobin has protein sequence MSDTHAPQDSQDAQEPQEETRSLYEIIGGETRLRELVDRFYDLMQLEPDFAGIHAMHPVPNDSSRDKLFMFLSGWMGGPNLFIERYGHPMLRARHLPFAIGTSERDQWLRCMAMALEDLGYDYDLRLALMQSFYQTADWMRNRPH, from the coding sequence ATGTCCGATACCCATGCACCCCAAGATTCCCAGGACGCGCAGGAACCGCAGGAAGAGACCCGCAGCCTGTACGAGATCATCGGCGGCGAAACCCGCCTGCGCGAACTGGTCGACCGTTTCTACGACCTGATGCAACTGGAGCCGGATTTCGCCGGCATCCACGCGATGCACCCCGTCCCCAACGACAGCTCGCGCGACAAGCTGTTCATGTTCCTGTCCGGCTGGATGGGCGGGCCGAACCTCTTCATCGAACGCTACGGCCATCCGATGCTGCGCGCGCGTCACTTGCCGTTCGCGATCGGCACGTCCGAGCGCGACCAGTGGCTGCGCTGCATGGCGATGGCGCTGGAAGATCTCGGCTACGACTACGACCTGCGCCTCGCGCTGATGCAATCCTTTTATCAGACGGCGGACTGGATGCGGAATCGACCACACTGA